In Trifolium pratense cultivar HEN17-A07 linkage group LG7, ARS_RC_1.1, whole genome shotgun sequence, a genomic segment contains:
- the LOC123893770 gene encoding 12-oxophytodienoate reductase 1-like isoform X2 encodes MILLWLQEKLKKQVDDTLDLFNELQLQHQVVATKTKTLHDACDRLIVVLAPLTRNRSYGKVPQSHAILYYSQRAACSNGGLLITEATGVSDTARAC; translated from the exons ATGATTTTACTATGGCTTCAAGAAAAGCTGAAGAAACAA GTTGATGACACCCTCGACTTATTCAACGAACTTCAGTTGCAACATCAGGTGGTAGCTACAAAGACTAAGACGCTTCATGATGCATGTGATAGACTGAT AGTTGTTTTAGCACCCTTGACAAGAAATAGATCCTACGGCAAAGTTCCTCAATCTCATGCTATCCTCTATTACTCTCAGAGAGCAGCTTGTTCTAATGGCGGTCTTCTCATAACCGAAGCTACCGGTGTCTCTGATACTGCAAGG GCATGTTAA
- the LOC123893770 gene encoding uncharacterized protein LOC123893770 isoform X1 has product MILLWLQEKLKKQVDDTLDLFNELQLQHQVVATKTKTLHDACDRLIVVLAPLTRNRSYGKVPQSHAILYYSQRAACSNGGLLITEATGVSDTARILKAC; this is encoded by the exons ATGATTTTACTATGGCTTCAAGAAAAGCTGAAGAAACAA GTTGATGACACCCTCGACTTATTCAACGAACTTCAGTTGCAACATCAGGTGGTAGCTACAAAGACTAAGACGCTTCATGATGCATGTGATAGACTGAT AGTTGTTTTAGCACCCTTGACAAGAAATAGATCCTACGGCAAAGTTCCTCAATCTCATGCTATCCTCTATTACTCTCAGAGAGCAGCTTGTTCTAATGGCGGTCTTCTCATAACCGAAGCTACCGGTGTCTCTGATACTGCAAGG ATCTTGAAGGCATGTTAA
- the LOC123896003 gene encoding GATA zinc finger domain-containing protein 7-like — protein MGHQYRLRNWQNEENNPVRDARALRYLLATNSIDNTSFVGTNNRSTVGGSGTTTVQSIHELINLRQLRENTNTSTFTDHGNGGDYRYPAPIILPTTTITNYNDNRASSSSFLPARPVGSTLTTINRGNNNMSSLLGLSSMLYPNIGGQSVGLAGLHNNNNRSGRAAENSSNNSNRIFNNGRINNNVATTAAGPTRNDDLGRSLSSKRSRSPSQFLRGESSSQGSQAAGTSSRRRIIPHVCPHQANHNIASSTSSTLQRNYSGNNVISNMLNQNMMNQATAAGAEPSSTSTTRSRINSLLESRGQAGFFGDLPYQSNSTNEPIDINHFLFSPQQDRSSNNFINRRYDPPAESTPSFYTSASIRGSLETTQVATSFYTSASSFRSTGWGQNHSKNNFFDSFQRVIVDVFDHSVISIQEYAMILPSGHVYRFQAPTLVHVRPSSSVPPQRPLPISTPSSGNYRLNPPPPPPGPGFSTTLEANRYVQTNSRLIRSENRVRLGSHNHIYVSTFPELMAERNMPRDEVYTFLNTCEYFY, from the coding sequence ATGGGTCATCAATACCGTTTAAGAAACTGGCAGAATGAAGAAAACAACCCGGTTCGTGATGCTAGAGCTCTAAGATATTTGTTGGCTACTAATTCTATAGATAATACTTCTTTTGTTGGTACCAATAATCGCAGTACCGTAGGAGGATCGGGAACCACCACAGTTCAATCAATTCATGAACTTATCAATCTTCGCCAACTTCGTGAAAACACCAACACTTCCACATTTACTGATCATGGTAATGGTGGTGATTATCGCTATCCTGCTCCTATTATATTACCAACAACTACTATTACCAATTATAATGACAATcgtgcttcttcttcttctttcctgCCTGCAAGACCTGTTGGATCAACTTTGACCACCATCAATAGAGGTAACAACAACATGTCGTCATTATTAGGTTTATCATCCATGTTATATCCAAATATTGGAGGACAATCTGTAGGACTTGCTGGTTTACATAATAACAACAATCGAAGTGGAAGAGCTGCAGAAAACAGTAGCAATAATAGTAATCGTATTTTCAATAATGGTAGAATTAACAATAATGTTGCTACAACTGCTGCTGGCCCTACTAGGAACGACGACCTTGGGCGCTCTTTATCCTCTAAGAGAAGTAGATCACCTAGTCAGTTCTTGAGAGGAGAAAGTTCTAGTCAAGGTTCACAAGCTGCTGGAACCTCTAGCAGAAGAAGGATAATTCCTCATGTTTGTCCTCATCAAGCCAATCACAACATTGCTTCTTCAACTTCATCAACATTGCAGAGGAACTATAGTGGTAATAATGTCATTTCTAATATGTTAAACCAAAACATGATGAATCAAGCTACTGCTGCAGGTGCAGAACCAAGTAGTACTAGCACTACTCGGTCTCGCATTAATAGTCTTCTAGAAAGTCGTGGTCAAGCAGGTTTTTTTGGTGATTTACCATATCAGTCTAATTCTACTAATGAGCCGATTGATATTAATCACTTTTTGTTCTCACCTCAACAAGACCGTTCTTCGAATAACTTCATCAATAGAAGATATGATCCTCCAGCTGAATCCACACCGTCTTTCTATACCTCTGCATCTATAAGAGGATCGCTGGAAACAACTCAAGTTGCCACATCTTTCTATACCTCTGCATCATCTTTTCGAAGCACGGGTTGGGGACAAAATCATagtaaaaacaacttttttgaTAGTTTTCAACGCGTAATTGTTGATGTATTTGATCATAGCGTAATAAGTATTCAAGAATATGCAATGATATTGCCAAGTGGCCATGTGTATCGATTTCAAGCTCCAACTCTTGTTCATGTGCGGCCTAGTAGTTCTGTACCACCACAACGACCACTGCCGATTTCTACTCCTTCATCAGGAAATTACCGGCTAAACCCTCCTCCACCTCCTCCTGGACCGGGGTTTAGTACTACTTTAGAAGCTAATCGGTATGTGCAGACCAATTCAAGATTGATAAGATCAGAGAATCGAGTTCGTCTTGGCAGTCATAACCACATTTATGTTTCAACTTTTCCTGAACTTATGGCGGAGAGGAACATGCCCAGGGATGAGGTATACACTTTCTTAAATACTtgtgaatatttttattga